Genomic segment of Candidatus Aminicenantes bacterium:
TTTTTCCGCGGCATCCTCTGCAACTGGCTGGTCTGCCTGGCGGTGTGGATGGCGCTGACCGCGCGCAACACCATCGGCAAGGTCTGGGCCATCTTTTTCCCGATCATGGCCTTCGTCGCCTCCGGCTTCAAGCACAGCATCGCCAACATGTACTTTATCCCGGTCGGCATCCTGCCCAAAGGGGTGAACGAGGTGGTGGCGCCCGCCACCGCCGCCGGCCTCGCCCCCGAGAAGCTGGCCAATGTCGGCCTGTACGGCTTCTTCGTCAAGAACCTGATCCCGGTCACGTTGGGCAACATCGTCGGCGGCGGCTTCTTCGTCGCCACTTTATACTGGTTTGCCTACGTCCGCAAGTCCAAGAAAGCCGCCTAGTTTTCTAGTCCGATTCCAACCGAGCCGTTTCCCGAGGGGCTTTCCCTCAGGGGCGGCTCTTTTTTTTGGATGGCGTGATTTGCAGGTCATGAAGTCACAAAGCAAAGCATCGTCCATAGTGCCTCAATTCGTGGTAGTTGACATTTCCTGCGACCGGATTTAGTATTCTCATATAGTTAGGGGGAAGGGATTCGGCGCCGATGGTGAGAATGGGCATTAGGGTAGCGCCACAACTTCCAGGAGGTGCGATATGAGGATCAAGGTGTTGTTCGCTCTCTGCTGCGTTGTTTGTTGCGCTATGGGTTTCACCCGCGCTCCTGCGCGTTCCGATGACGTGCAGTCCGTGCAACCGCCGGC
This window contains:
- a CDS encoding formate/nitrite transporter family protein — encoded protein: FFRGILCNWLVCLAVWMALTARNTIGKVWAIFFPIMAFVASGFKHSIANMYFIPVGILPKGVNEVVAPATAAGLAPEKLANVGLYGFFVKNLIPVTLGNIVGGGFFVATLYWFAYVRKSKKAA